The Lepus europaeus isolate LE1 chromosome 6, mLepTim1.pri, whole genome shotgun sequence genome includes a window with the following:
- the FGF6 gene encoding fibroblast growth factor 6: MARGQRLFITMSRGAGRPQGTLRALVFLGVLVGMVVPSPAGTRANSTLLASRGWGALLSRSRAGLAGEIAGVNWESGYLVGIKRQRRLYCNVGIGFHLQVPPDGRVSGVHEESPYSLLEISTVERGVVSLFGVKSALFIAMNSKGRLYTTPSFQEECKFRETLLPNNYNAYESDLYRGTYIALSKYGRVKRGSKVSPIMTVTHFLPRI; encoded by the exons ATGGCGCGGGGACAGAGGCTGTTCATCACTATGTCCCGGGGAGCAGGACGGCCTCAGGGCACGCTGCGGGCTCTCGTCTTCCTCGGCGTCCTAGTGGGTATGGTGGTGCCCTCGCCGGCCGGCACTCGCGCCAACAGCACGCTGCTGGCCTCCAGAGGCTGGGGCGCCCTGTTGTCCAGGTCCCGCGCTGGGCTGGCCGGAGAGATCGCCGGGGTGAATTGGGAGAGTGGCTATCTGGTGGGCATCAAGCGGCAGCGGAGGCTCTACTGCAACGTGGGCATCGGCTTTCATCTCCAGGTGCCTCCCGACGGCCGGGTCAGTGGAGTCCATGAGGAGAGTCCCTACA GCCTGCTGGAAATTTCCACAGTGGAGCGAGGCGTGGTGAGTCTCTTTGGAGTGAAAAGCGCCCTCTTCATTGCCATGAATAGTAAAGGAAGACTGTACACGACG CCCAGCTTCCAAGAGGAATGTAAGTTCAGAGAAACCCTCCTGCCCAACAACTACAACGCCTATGAGTCCGACTTGTACCGTGGGACCTACATTGCGCTGAGCAAGTACGGACGGGTGAAGAGGGGCAGCAAGGTGTCCCCGATCATGACCGTCACTCACTTCCTTCCCAGGATATGA